A window from Enterocloster bolteae encodes these proteins:
- a CDS encoding type II toxin-antitoxin system Phd/YefM family antitoxin codes for MPQIIPIKDLKNTSDISDLCHTSQEPIFITKNGYGDMVIMSMETYENTVWKSSLYRGLEVSEEQIHSGRTKDARASLDELKDKYGL; via the coding sequence ATGCCACAGATTATTCCGATTAAGGATTTAAAGAATACTTCCGACATTTCTGATTTATGTCATACATCCCAGGAACCGATTTTCATCACAAAGAATGGTTATGGCGATATGGTAATTATGAGTATGGAAACATATGAGAACACGGTTTGGAAATCCAGCCTTTACCGCGGTCTGGAAGTTTCCGAAGAGCAAATACATTCAGGAAGGACTAAGGACGCCAGGGCATCCCTGGATGAGCTGAAGGATAAATATGGATTATAA
- the feoB gene encoding ferrous iron transporter B, which produces MGLTKQSVGMGAVDSGLEIKKQTPDDKIIAIAGNPNVGKSTLFNNLTGMNQHTGNWPGKTVTNAQGYCKTKEHSYVLVDIPGTYSLMAHSAEEEVARNFICFGGSDGVVVVCDATCLERNLNLVLQTMEISDRVLVCVNLMDEAARKNITIDLKGLSEKLGVPVAGTIARKKRSLDQLMKQLDDLVEGTQTASPYQVEYSPIIEQAIAMAEPAVKARVEGKVSSRWLTLKLLDSDPSLMKELREYLNEDILEVPEISLALSQAREHLAKYGITNEILKDRIVAALVASAEKICRDTVQFHKNGYNEGDRKLDKILTSRFTGYPVMIGMLAVVFWLTITGANYPSQMLADALFRLQDQLTKAFMAAGAPQWLHGLLILGVYRVLAWVVSVMLPPMAIFFPLFTLLEDSGYLPRIAYNLDKPFKSCHACGKQALTMCMGFGCNAAGIVGCRIIDSPRERLIAMITNNFVPCNGRFPPPYKGKQKCSSALTMKKQPN; this is translated from the coding sequence ATGGGTCTGACCAAACAATCCGTCGGAATGGGAGCTGTGGATTCCGGACTGGAGATAAAAAAACAGACACCTGATGATAAAATAATCGCCATAGCAGGCAACCCCAATGTAGGTAAAAGCACCCTTTTCAACAATCTCACGGGAATGAACCAGCATACCGGAAACTGGCCTGGAAAAACCGTGACCAATGCCCAGGGCTACTGTAAGACAAAGGAGCACAGCTACGTGCTGGTAGATATCCCCGGCACCTATTCCCTCATGGCCCACTCCGCGGAGGAGGAAGTGGCCCGCAACTTTATCTGTTTTGGCGGAAGCGACGGGGTTGTGGTTGTGTGCGACGCCACCTGCCTGGAGCGCAACCTGAACCTGGTACTTCAGACCATGGAAATATCGGACCGGGTCCTGGTATGTGTGAACCTGATGGACGAAGCCGCCCGCAAGAATATCACCATTGACTTGAAGGGGCTGTCGGAAAAGCTGGGCGTACCGGTGGCCGGCACCATTGCCAGGAAAAAGCGAAGCCTTGACCAGCTGATGAAACAGCTGGATGACCTGGTGGAAGGTACACAAACCGCCTCTCCCTACCAGGTGGAGTACTCCCCCATTATTGAACAGGCCATCGCCATGGCAGAGCCTGCCGTAAAGGCCAGGGTGGAGGGAAAGGTCAGCTCACGCTGGCTCACCTTAAAGCTTCTGGACAGCGACCCGTCCCTTATGAAAGAATTAAGGGAATATCTGAATGAGGATATACTGGAAGTGCCTGAGATAAGCCTTGCCCTGTCACAGGCCAGGGAGCATCTGGCCAAGTACGGCATTACCAATGAAATTCTAAAGGACCGCATCGTGGCTGCCCTGGTGGCATCGGCAGAAAAAATATGCCGTGATACGGTCCAGTTCCACAAAAACGGCTACAATGAGGGGGACCGTAAGCTGGATAAGATTCTCACCAGCCGGTTTACAGGCTATCCCGTCATGATAGGAATGCTGGCCGTGGTATTCTGGCTCACCATCACAGGCGCCAATTACCCCTCCCAGATGCTGGCGGACGCCCTGTTCCGCCTCCAGGATCAGCTCACCAAAGCCTTCATGGCCGCAGGCGCCCCCCAATGGCTTCACGGGCTGCTGATATTGGGAGTCTACCGGGTTCTGGCCTGGGTTGTCTCGGTAATGCTGCCGCCCATGGCCATCTTCTTTCCTCTGTTTACCCTGTTGGAGGACTCGGGTTATCTGCCCAGGATTGCCTATAACCTGGATAAACCCTTTAAGAGCTGCCATGCCTGCGGCAAACAGGCTTTAACCATGTGTATGGGATTCGGATGCAACGCAGCGGGCATTGTGGGATGCCGTATCATTGATTCCCCCAGAGAACGGCTTATTGCCATGATAACCAACAACTTTGTGCCATGCAATGGAAGGTTTCCGCCACCATACAAAGGGAAACAAAAATGTTCCTCGGCGCTGACAATGAAGAAACAGCCGAATTAA
- a CDS encoding FeoA family protein: MKEFLCLNDIKPGNRARVKELTSTGSIRRRLLDIGLVENTEVECLGQSPLGDPCAYLIRGAVIAIRSEDCRGILVQPCTGFSEQEVMEGCTSL, from the coding sequence ATGAAAGAATTTCTATGTTTGAATGATATAAAACCCGGAAACCGGGCACGTGTAAAAGAGCTTACTTCCACAGGCAGCATACGCAGGCGTCTTCTGGATATCGGCCTGGTTGAAAATACGGAGGTGGAGTGCCTTGGGCAAAGCCCTCTGGGAGACCCCTGCGCCTACCTGATTCGCGGTGCTGTCATCGCCATACGCTCAGAGGACTGCCGCGGGATACTGGTTCAGCCCTGCACTGGTTTCAGCGAGCAGGAGGTAATGGAGGGCTGCACCAGCCTGTGA
- a CDS encoding sigma factor-like helix-turn-helix DNA-binding protein has protein sequence MKDRRYYIRKNGILSEVTYDEYQKYVSHKKLEGNVYFVCIQNSLMEVTEDMYMKHYRVIRRKKYLTREVPYEILHYQSLDTDEMLGEELLYDDSGLSIEDKAIHNIYTDKLYPALVKLTDEERDLLYRLYYQGVSERVLAKQLGISQAAVHKRKEKILKQLRIWMKL, from the coding sequence ATGAAAGACAGGAGATATTATATCAGGAAAAATGGAATATTATCGGAAGTCACATATGATGAATATCAGAAATACGTTTCACATAAGAAGCTTGAAGGAAATGTGTATTTTGTGTGCATTCAGAATTCGCTGATGGAAGTCACCGAAGATATGTACATGAAGCATTACCGGGTAATTCGGAGAAAGAAGTACCTGACTAGGGAGGTACCATATGAGATCCTGCATTATCAGTCCCTGGATACGGATGAGATGCTGGGAGAGGAACTGCTATATGATGATTCCGGGTTATCTATAGAGGATAAAGCCATCCATAATATATACACGGACAAACTGTATCCTGCATTGGTAAAATTAACAGATGAAGAACGGGATCTGCTGTACCGGCTGTATTATCAGGGGGTATCAGAGCGTGTCCTGGCAAAGCAGCTTGGAATATCGCAGGCAGCGGTTCATAAACGCAAAGAGAAGATTCTAAAACAGTTAAGGATATGGATGAAGCTGTAG
- a CDS encoding ABC transporter substrate-binding protein, translated as MLKKWAAVTLSVSLALSLAACGGQQGASSGSAGSQAGDTQASSGGEVSADEGDVIKIGLISMMTGDNPLNGERMNQGVQMAVDEYNAAGGINGKQIELTIVDDQTLQDMAVTCANKLIGEGVVGIVGPHRSTNALAVEAVVKQAGVAAFTGGTTPQISTLDNDYLFRCRASDSIFAEAAAAYAKELGCKKLGLFFNNDDFGTGAEGVIKQYCADNGMEYVEEGHNTGDKDFTPQVMKMKDAGVDTVIIWTHDAELAIHARQIYELGLDVQVVSSPGVTMQQVIDMCKAEYIEGWYGVTDYVSTSDDPTLVAFKENFEKKYEIEPELYAASYYGGAVALLEGIKAAGTTDRKAVMEAVKGLKDLKVPVGVITCDENNDLVHNINVARIENKIPKFIKAVSVE; from the coding sequence ATGTTGAAAAAATGGGCAGCAGTTACGTTGAGTGTAAGCCTGGCATTGTCACTGGCAGCATGCGGAGGACAGCAGGGGGCATCTTCCGGCAGCGCAGGTTCCCAGGCAGGGGATACCCAGGCATCCTCCGGCGGTGAGGTTTCCGCGGATGAGGGCGATGTCATCAAGATTGGCCTTATTTCTATGATGACAGGAGACAATCCGCTGAACGGGGAGCGTATGAACCAGGGGGTACAGATGGCTGTGGACGAGTACAACGCAGCAGGCGGTATCAACGGAAAGCAGATAGAACTGACTATTGTGGACGACCAGACCCTCCAGGACATGGCTGTTACCTGTGCCAATAAGCTGATCGGCGAAGGCGTGGTGGGTATCGTGGGACCCCACAGAAGCACCAATGCCCTGGCAGTGGAGGCAGTGGTAAAGCAGGCGGGCGTAGCTGCCTTCACAGGCGGCACCACACCGCAGATCAGTACTCTGGACAATGATTATCTGTTCCGCTGCAGGGCTTCTGACAGTATTTTCGCAGAGGCGGCGGCAGCCTACGCAAAAGAGCTTGGCTGCAAGAAACTGGGACTGTTCTTTAACAATGACGATTTTGGAACAGGAGCAGAGGGCGTTATCAAGCAATACTGTGCGGACAATGGCATGGAGTATGTGGAAGAAGGACATAACACGGGAGACAAGGACTTTACTCCTCAGGTTATGAAGATGAAGGACGCGGGCGTGGATACGGTCATCATATGGACCCACGACGCGGAGCTGGCAATCCATGCCCGCCAGATATACGAGCTGGGACTGGATGTGCAGGTAGTGTCTTCTCCGGGCGTTACCATGCAGCAGGTAATTGATATGTGTAAGGCGGAATACATAGAAGGCTGGTATGGAGTGACGGATTATGTATCCACCAGCGACGACCCCACCCTTGTTGCATTTAAAGAGAACTTTGAGAAAAAGTATGAGATCGAACCGGAATTATACGCAGCATCCTATTACGGCGGCGCAGTGGCCCTTTTAGAAGGAATCAAAGCAGCAGGAACCACGGACCGCAAGGCTGTTATGGAAGCTGTCAAGGGACTGAAAGACTTAAAGGTACCCGTAGGAGTCATTACCTGTGACGAGAATAATGATTTAGTCCACAATATCAATGTGGCCCGGATTGAAAACAAGATTCCAAAGTTTATTAAAGCTGTTTCTGTGGAATAG
- a CDS encoding type II toxin-antitoxin system RelE/ParE family toxin has product MDYKLHITEQAVEQLDWIISYLVSNLKNPTAARKLLSEIEIIYSYLESDPHIYPQCDDPFLRTKGYHKATVNHFQYVILFLIDDKSRTVYISGLFHEKENYGQKL; this is encoded by the coding sequence ATGGATTATAAACTGCACATTACAGAACAGGCGGTTGAGCAACTGGACTGGATCATCAGTTATCTTGTTTCCAATTTAAAGAATCCTACCGCTGCCCGCAAGCTTTTATCTGAAATTGAAATCATTTACAGTTATTTGGAATCAGACCCCCATATCTACCCTCAATGTGACGATCCGTTTCTACGGACAAAGGGTTACCACAAAGCAACTGTCAATCATTTTCAATATGTAATACTTTTCTTAATTGATGATAAAAGCAGAACTGTCTATATATCCGGATTATTTCACGAAAAAGAAAATTATGGCCAGAAACTATAG
- a CDS encoding iron-containing alcohol dehydrogenase family protein, protein MFEGKHIQVGAGRYIQCHGALKRAGEEMVFFGKKAYLLYGDDVVKGKSSQVLEESLRKSGITFQSEIFEGPSTEKNFGEVAARVRESGAEIVAGIGGGRIIDIAKAAGDMADASIFTIPTSAATCAAYAVLYVVYGEDGNVDHSGFLNHEISGVIVDMDLVVNDCPRRYFVSGIVDAMAKKPEFSFTMAHLKDEGMIATSEIATKIADFTYSKYMRDTRQALKDFDDGKDSMLIDDMVNMNIMLTGMVSDLSTGGKQLAVAHNFYDAVCCMYKDVRRKYLHGEIVAMALPLQLAVNGSPEAEIEELKAFLREVGIPVSIREAGVPQDGLEELITYVHRVTIPDDMELLEQIRDGFKYIM, encoded by the coding sequence ATGTTTGAAGGTAAACATATTCAGGTAGGGGCCGGACGTTATATCCAGTGCCATGGCGCACTGAAGCGTGCGGGAGAGGAGATGGTATTTTTCGGAAAGAAGGCTTACCTGCTGTACGGGGACGATGTGGTGAAGGGAAAGTCCAGCCAGGTCCTGGAGGAAAGTCTCAGGAAATCCGGGATTACATTTCAGTCGGAGATATTTGAGGGACCTTCCACGGAAAAGAACTTTGGAGAGGTAGCTGCCAGGGTCAGGGAATCGGGAGCTGAAATCGTGGCAGGAATCGGGGGCGGCCGTATCATAGACATTGCCAAGGCAGCCGGGGATATGGCAGATGCCAGTATCTTTACCATACCCACATCCGCAGCCACATGCGCGGCCTACGCTGTTCTGTATGTGGTATACGGCGAGGACGGCAATGTAGACCACAGCGGTTTCCTGAATCATGAAATCAGCGGGGTCATTGTGGACATGGATTTGGTTGTCAATGATTGTCCAAGGCGCTATTTTGTGTCGGGCATCGTGGATGCCATGGCAAAAAAACCGGAATTTAGCTTTACCATGGCCCATCTGAAGGATGAAGGTATGATTGCCACCTCGGAGATAGCCACAAAGATTGCGGATTTTACCTACAGTAAGTACATGAGGGACACCAGACAGGCCCTTAAGGATTTCGATGACGGGAAGGACAGCATGCTCATAGATGATATGGTGAACATGAATATCATGCTGACCGGCATGGTGTCAGACCTGTCCACAGGAGGCAAGCAGCTGGCCGTTGCCCATAATTTTTATGATGCAGTCTGCTGTATGTACAAGGACGTGAGAAGAAAATATCTTCACGGGGAAATTGTTGCCATGGCCCTGCCTCTTCAGCTGGCTGTCAACGGAAGTCCTGAGGCGGAAATAGAAGAACTGAAGGCTTTTCTCAGGGAGGTGGGCATACCTGTCAGCATAAGGGAGGCCGGGGTGCCCCAAGATGGGCTGGAGGAGCTGATTACGTATGTTCACCGGGTTACGATTCCGGATGACATGGAACTTCTGGAACAAATCCGGGATGGTTTTAAGTATATCATGTAA
- a CDS encoding group II intron maturase-specific domain-containing protein — translation MIEDFLKPRRLTLSKEKTVITHIDEGFDFLRWIFRKFKGKLIIMPSHKSMCKITQKVSELIKNSQTIKQEILISRVNEIIRGWANYHHATWAKKSFSTIDHRIWKMLWRWAKRRHPNKGKQWIVNKYRKTHKGRKWTYMTEKNILFLMMDMPIV, via the coding sequence ATGATAGAAGACTTCCTAAAACCAAGAAGACTGACCCTGTCAAAGGAGAAAACAGTGATTACACATATAGATGAAGGTTTTGATTTCCTGAGATGGATTTTCCGAAAGTTCAAAGGAAAGCTAATCATCATGCCGTCCCACAAATCCATGTGTAAAATCACACAGAAAGTCAGTGAACTGATTAAGAACAGTCAAACTATAAAGCAAGAAATTTTAATCAGCAGGGTGAATGAGATTATCCGGGGATGGGCGAATTACCATCACGCTACCTGGGCTAAGAAATCCTTTAGCACAATAGACCATCGTATATGGAAAATGTTATGGAGATGGGCGAAAAGGAGACATCCAAACAAGGGAAAACAGTGGATAGTTAATAAATATCGGAAGACACATAAAGGAAGAAAATGGACGTATATGACAGAAAAGAACATCCTGTTCCTGATGATGGACATGCCAATAGTATGA
- a CDS encoding type II toxin-antitoxin system PemK/MazF family toxin has protein sequence MLCRGDFYYADLSPVVGCEQGGVRPVLIVQNNVGNRYSPTVIVAAVTSRMEKHPLPTHVFINRNSVLQKDSIIMLEQIRTIDKSRLLEYIGHLDCRDMRAVDVSLRISLDMGTDTSGTFWEERQKQGLVLT, from the coding sequence ATGTTATGCAGGGGAGATTTTTACTATGCGGATTTAAGTCCAGTGGTCGGCTGTGAACAGGGAGGGGTACGCCCAGTCCTCATTGTTCAGAATAATGTGGGAAACCGTTACAGCCCGACCGTAATTGTGGCAGCAGTTACAAGCCGGATGGAGAAGCATCCATTGCCGACCCATGTATTTATTAACCGGAATTCCGTTCTGCAAAAGGATTCCATTATTATGTTGGAACAAATTCGCACAATCGATAAGTCAAGACTGTTGGAGTACATAGGACACTTAGATTGTAGAGATATGAGGGCGGTTGATGTCTCGTTAAGAATCAGCTTGGATATGGGAACGGACACAAGTGGGACATTTTGGGAGGAGAGGCAGAAACAGGGCTTGGTTCTGACTTAA
- a CDS encoding ATP-binding cassette domain-containing protein — protein MNKLMIQMEGIVKRFGSITALDNMNFHAYGGEITAIVGDNGSGKSTLIQILTGCLKPDQGVIQIKDRVFHSLTAKEAMEQGITAVYQDLALDNCKDCAGNLFLGRELLHFGIFLDHRAMYQETEKLLRQFHIRIPDIRQPVEKMSGGQRQAVAIARAVYQNGDIMIFDEPTSAMGMKETERIMNLFRTLKKQGKTIILISHNLFQVYDISDRICVIKNGRQVDFFLTRDSSPEQLYQSIIEREEQADDEKMDE, from the coding sequence TTGAATAAACTGATGATCCAGATGGAGGGCATTGTAAAACGGTTCGGCTCCATCACAGCTCTTGATAACATGAATTTTCATGCCTACGGCGGAGAGATTACAGCCATTGTCGGCGACAATGGTTCCGGAAAAAGCACGCTGATTCAGATCCTCACCGGATGCCTGAAGCCGGATCAGGGTGTCATCCAGATTAAAGACCGTGTATTTCATTCTCTTACCGCAAAGGAGGCAATGGAGCAGGGAATTACAGCCGTCTATCAGGATCTGGCCCTTGACAACTGCAAGGATTGCGCCGGCAATCTTTTTTTAGGACGTGAGCTTCTGCATTTCGGTATTTTTCTTGATCACAGAGCCATGTATCAGGAAACAGAAAAGCTTCTGAGACAGTTCCATATCCGTATTCCGGATATCCGGCAGCCGGTAGAGAAAATGTCAGGTGGGCAACGCCAGGCCGTCGCCATTGCGCGGGCCGTCTATCAGAATGGCGATATTATGATTTTTGATGAACCTACCTCGGCAATGGGAATGAAGGAGACGGAACGGATTATGAATCTGTTTCGCACCTTAAAGAAACAGGGAAAAACCATTATCCTGATCAGCCACAACTTGTTTCAGGTCTATGACATTTCCGACCGGATATGCGTAATCAAAAACGGCAGACAGGTGGATTTCTTCCTGACAAGGGACAGTTCCCCGGAACAGCTGTACCAGTCGATTATTGAAAGGGAAGAACAGGCGGATGATGAAAAAATGGATGAGTAA
- a CDS encoding GntR family transcriptional regulator — translation MRVKKNLDKIIYDQIIDSFILGEYKMDDAISLDVLCEKYEVSRTPVVQAVKLLVNDGVLEKLSNGRVVVPTFDQNQIKNICDVRLMIEKHAIEHYLSAAADVSSLLDQLEICAKKCEEYLDKGDFLELSKTDLRFHRVLVSGARNEYLSELYKRIQGQFLVANYLVLPLRNRNFRSTVDDHYKLLEYLRNKDMEQSEKMIAGHINNIFYIITNQK, via the coding sequence ATGAGGGTAAAAAAGAATTTAGATAAGATTATCTACGATCAGATTATTGATAGTTTTATCCTCGGTGAATATAAGATGGATGACGCTATCTCACTTGACGTTTTATGCGAAAAGTATGAAGTCAGCAGAACACCGGTGGTTCAGGCGGTGAAGCTTTTAGTCAATGACGGAGTACTGGAAAAGCTCAGCAACGGGCGTGTGGTGGTTCCCACCTTTGACCAGAACCAGATTAAGAATATCTGTGATGTAAGGCTTATGATTGAAAAGCATGCCATAGAGCATTATCTTTCAGCGGCAGCAGATGTGTCCTCATTGCTTGACCAGCTAGAGATATGTGCTAAAAAGTGTGAGGAGTATCTGGATAAGGGGGATTTCCTGGAGCTGTCCAAGACAGACCTGAGGTTTCACCGTGTGCTGGTATCCGGGGCCAGGAATGAATATCTGTCAGAGCTGTATAAGAGGATACAGGGCCAGTTCCTGGTGGCCAATTACCTTGTGCTGCCATTGAGAAACAGGAATTTCCGTTCCACAGTGGATGACCATTATAAACTGCTGGAGTACTTAAGGAATAAGGATATGGAGCAGTCTGAAAAGATGATTGCCGGCCATATAAACAACATATTCTACATCATCACCAATCAGAAGTAA
- a CDS encoding metal-dependent transcriptional regulator, which translates to MVTDKDGFYTMKGYERSASDEMTSSMEDYLEMVCRMEEEGEPIRVSSLAASLHVRPSSASKMLDNLRKAGYIDFKKYGSIMVTDKGYEEGRYLLHRHRVLQDFFCTLNHTEDELELVEKIEHFINHRTVENMEQALSFLRHKNDMTGKMG; encoded by the coding sequence TTGGTTACTGATAAAGATGGATTCTATACCATGAAAGGATATGAACGCTCTGCTTCCGATGAGATGACTTCATCCATGGAGGATTATCTGGAGATGGTGTGCAGAATGGAGGAAGAGGGGGAACCCATCCGTGTCAGTTCCCTGGCTGCCAGCCTTCACGTACGGCCCTCATCCGCCTCAAAAATGTTGGATAATCTGAGAAAAGCCGGATATATTGATTTCAAGAAATACGGCTCCATCATGGTCACGGATAAGGGATATGAGGAGGGCAGGTATCTGCTGCACAGACACCGGGTGCTCCAGGATTTTTTCTGTACCCTCAACCATACGGAGGATGAACTGGAGCTGGTGGAAAAGATTGAACATTTTATCAATCACAGGACCGTGGAAAATATGGAGCAGGCTCTTTCTTTCCTCCGGCATAAGAATGATATGACTGGAAAAATGGGATAA
- a CDS encoding DUF6106 family protein: MNDDNYVEWLVKRKDPAYAVPVKILMIVVCIFSVLSALQTVFGVIVMTIAGVATYFVFLNLSVEFEYLFAEGGLSVDRILGKAKRKKIFDCEKDDIQIVAPADSFVLKDYEKQGMKIKDFSSGRKDAKVYALIYQKGPDHFKVLIEPNERMIGAMRRTFPRKLVM, encoded by the coding sequence ATGAACGATGATAACTATGTAGAGTGGCTTGTGAAGAGAAAAGATCCGGCATATGCCGTTCCTGTAAAAATACTCATGATTGTGGTCTGTATATTTTCCGTCCTTTCAGCGCTGCAGACTGTGTTTGGAGTAATTGTTATGACCATAGCAGGTGTGGCTACCTATTTTGTGTTCCTGAACCTGAGTGTGGAGTTTGAATATCTGTTTGCAGAGGGCGGTCTGTCGGTGGACCGTATCCTGGGAAAGGCAAAGAGAAAGAAGATATTTGACTGTGAGAAGGATGACATCCAGATTGTGGCGCCGGCAGATTCCTTTGTGCTTAAGGATTATGAGAAGCAGGGCATGAAGATAAAGGATTTTTCGTCCGGCAGGAAGGATGCCAAGGTGTACGCCCTTATATACCAGAAGGGTCCGGACCATTTTAAGGTACTGATTGAACCAAATGAGAGAATGATAGGAGCCATGCGCAGAACCTTTCCGCGAAAGCTTGTGATGTAG
- a CDS encoding helix-turn-helix domain-containing protein — protein sequence MQWKVSATIQRETKMFLGADNEETAELILPIYGFEDWALKLKAYRKKNHITQQELAQLMDVKHLTLRSWEQKQAKPPYNVWRLHKHLFDDSIKLT from the coding sequence ATGCAATGGAAGGTTTCCGCCACCATACAAAGGGAAACAAAAATGTTCCTCGGCGCTGACAATGAAGAAACAGCCGAATTAATCCTACCTATATATGGCTTTGAAGATTGGGCTTTAAAACTGAAGGCCTATCGTAAAAAGAACCATATCACACAACAAGAGCTTGCACAGCTTATGGACGTAAAACATCTTACTCTCCGCAGTTGGGAACAAAAACAAGCAAAGCCACCTTACAATGTATGGCGGCTTCACAAACACTTATTTGATGATTCCATCAAGCTCACGTGA
- a CDS encoding ABC transporter permease: MMKKWMSKYSQQLFLSAVLLIICAVLAGKSEYFFTWKNIRNILEAASYRMILAVGMTFVIASGVMDLSAGSIVSLCGVLTALALHGGIEIWAAVLTGIAAGGLMGALNGALIHCTGINFFVLTLASGGMLRGISLMITDGKPITKFGKAFMQLGIGRIGEFQFPVLFALTLILLSSPLMFHVKWGNYVQALGGSETALKRSGVRTGFYRISVHVFLGITAAVTAVIITARLNSAEPNAGMNMELDAITAVIMGGTPIRGGNASIAGTVLAVLILGIIRNGLTLLSVSSDFQQWVTGFLLLASVLISEIRVWNTRALIK, encoded by the coding sequence ATGATGAAAAAATGGATGAGTAAATACTCGCAGCAGCTTTTTCTGTCTGCTGTGCTGCTTATTATCTGCGCGGTTCTTGCAGGAAAAAGCGAATACTTCTTTACATGGAAAAATATACGAAATATCCTGGAGGCAGCCAGTTACCGGATGATTCTGGCAGTCGGCATGACCTTTGTCATTGCATCCGGAGTAATGGATCTGTCCGCCGGTTCCATTGTGTCTCTCTGCGGAGTCCTGACAGCGCTGGCTCTCCATGGGGGAATTGAAATTTGGGCGGCTGTCCTCACAGGCATTGCGGCAGGAGGCCTGATGGGGGCTTTAAATGGCGCCCTCATTCACTGTACGGGAATTAATTTTTTCGTACTCACCCTGGCCTCCGGCGGTATGCTCCGCGGAATTTCCCTGATGATTACGGACGGAAAACCCATTACCAAGTTTGGAAAGGCTTTTATGCAGTTGGGAATCGGCCGCATCGGGGAATTCCAGTTTCCGGTGCTTTTCGCCCTGACACTGATTCTTCTGTCCTCTCCCCTGATGTTTCATGTAAAATGGGGAAATTACGTACAGGCCCTGGGCGGCAGTGAGACGGCGCTGAAGCGGTCGGGAGTGCGGACCGGCTTCTACCGCATATCCGTTCACGTTTTTTTAGGTATTACGGCGGCCGTCACAGCAGTGATTATCACAGCACGCCTGAATTCTGCTGAGCCAAACGCCGGCATGAACATGGAGCTGGACGCCATCACGGCAGTGATTATGGGAGGCACGCCGATCCGCGGCGGAAACGCCAGCATTGCCGGAACTGTCCTGGCTGTGCTGATATTGGGAATTATCAGAAACGGGCTGACGCTTTTAAGCGTGTCCTCTGATTTCCAGCAATGGGTCACAGGCTTTCTGTTGCTGGCGTCTGTACTTATTTCAGAGATTAGAGTCTGGAATACAAGGGCTTTAATAAAATAG